The DNA window TGCGCTGATGCAGACAGGCGAGGCGGCGCGGGTGCGCGAGGGCGTCGTGACGCCTTTGACCGAGGCGTTGGCGGCGGCGAAGGCGAAGCGACGCGCCAAGGCGGCAGCGACCAAGGTGGAGTTCTTTACCATGCAGCGGGGAGAGGACTGATGCACACCGAGGCACTGACAGGCGGGTTCGGCGATGCGCCGGTGGATGCGGCACGGGCCTTTCGCGGGGCGATGAACGCGATGGCGCGGCCCGGGCGGATCGAGGAACTGGCCGGGGCTGTGCCGCCCGCGCCGCTTTCGGTGGCCGCCGGGGTCCTGGTGCTGACGCTGTGCGATGCGGAGACGCCTGTATACCTGGCCGGGGACTTTGATGCGCCCGCCGTGCGGGAATGGATCACGTTTCACACAGGCGCGCCGTTTGCCGGGCCGGAGGGGGCGATGTTCGCGCTTGGCTCGTGGGAGGCGCTGGGGCCGCTGGAAGCGTATCCGGTGGGAACGCCGGAATACCCGGACCGGTCGACGACGTTGATCGTCGAGGTGCCGGAACTGGTGACCGAAGGCGCGGTCCTGCGCGGGCCGGGGATAAAGGAGACGGCGCGGTTGCGCCTGCCGGAGGTGGCGGCGTTTCAGCGCAACGCCATGGCGTTTCCGCTGGGGCTGGATTTCTTTTTCACCTGTGGCGACCGCGTGGCGGCACTGCCGCGGACCACGAAAGTGGAGGGCTGAGCCATGTATGTTGCGGTGAAGGGCGGCGAGCGGGCCATTGAAAACGCCCATGCGTGGCTGGCCGAGGAGCGGCGGGGCGATACCGGCATTGCGGAGCTGTCGGTGGCGCAGATCCGCGAGCAGTTGAGCCTTGCCGTCAATCGCGTGATGGCGGAGGGGTCATTGTATGATCCCGACCTCGCGGCGCTGGCGATCAAGCAGGCGCGGGGAGATCTGATCGAGGCGATTTTCCTGATCCGGGCCTATCGCACGACGCTGCCGCGGTTCGGCGCGTCCGAGCCGGTTGAGACGGGGGAAATGGACTGTGACCGCCGGATCTCGGCCACGTTCAAGGATGCGCCGGGGGGGCAGGTTCTGGGGCCCACGTTTGACTACACGCACCGTTTGCTGGATTTCAAACTGGCGGCCGAAGGGGAGGTCCCGGAGGCGCAGGAGGCGGCGGCCAAGGACGGGCCGGTGCCGCATATCACGAGGTTTTTGAACCGCGAGGGGCTGATCCAGACCGAGGGCGAAAGCGACGCCACGCCGCCCGACCTGACGCGCGAGCCGATGGAGTTGCCAGCGAGCCGGGCGTTGCGGTTGCAGTCGCTGACGCGGGGTGACGAGGGGTTCGTGTTGGGCATGGCGTACTCGACCCAGCGGGGATACGCGCGCAACCACGCCTTCGTGGGCGAGCTGCGCATCGGCACGGTGGAGGTCGAGATGGAGGTGCCGGAGCTGGGGTTTGCCATCGGGATCGGCGAGATCACCCTGACGGAATGCGAGACCGTAAACCAGTTCAAGGGGTCCAAGACCGAGCCGCCGCAGTTCACGCGGGGCTATGGGCTGGTCTTTGGGCAGACCGAGCGCAAGGCGATTTCCATGGCGCTGGTGGACCGGGCATTGCGCTGGAAGGAGCTGGGTGAGGATGATCAGGGCGCGCCGGCGCAGGACGAGGAATTCGTGCTGATGCATGCCGACAACATCCAGGCGACGGGCTTTCTGGAGCATATCAAGCTGCCGCATTACGTGGATTTCCAGAGCGAGCTGGAGCTGGTGCGGAAAATGCGGCGCGTGGTTGAGGGCGACTCCGACACGGCGGGCGGTCTCGCCGGAAACGAGGCCGCGGAATGAGTTGGGGTGCCGGATCAGCCCTTGGGGGGCATGTCGTCGTCGGTTTCCTTGCGCGAGGCGCCGAAGAGCGGCCTTGGGTAAAGGTCCATGAGCATTTTGCCGGCCAGGAGTGCGCCGAAAAGCACGAGCAGGCAGATGATGATGGCAGCCATCATGGTGGGTCCCTTCCGTTTTGGGGTTCTGGCGGAGTCCGCCTAGCGGGTGAAAGCGGCGACAACGTGTTTAAAATGCAGCGTTTTTCGAGACAGAGACGTGTGGTGGCGAGATGAGCACGGGCCTGTCGCATATCACCTTCATCTGCGCCGACCTCGACCGGATGCAGCGGGTGCTCGAAGACGTGCTGGAGGCGCGGTGCGTCTATGCCAGTGGGGCCGAGCAATTCTCGCTGTCAGAGGAGCGATTCTTTCTGGTGGGCGACATGTGGGTCGCGATCATGAAGGGCGCGGCGCTGTCGGAGCGGACCTATAACCACGTGGCGTTCAAGGTGGACGAGGCCGATTTCGAGGCGCGCGTTGCGCGGATCGAAGCGCTTGGATTGGAGATGCGTCCGCCGCGGCCCCGGGTCGAGGGCGAGGGGCGGTCGGTGTATTTTCATTCGCCGGACGGGCATCTGCTGGAGCTGCACACGGGCACGCTGGAGGAACGGCTGGCGCGGTATGCGCGCGGACGGGAGGACGTGGCGTGAATATCGTGTTCGATATCGGCAATGTGTTGATCGCGTGGAATCCCTATGCGGCGTTCCGGCATGCGTTTGAAAGTGACGCGGAGATCGATGCTTTCCTGATGGACGCGGATTTTTATGCCTGGAACCTGGAGCAGGATCGCGGGCGCAGCCGGGAAGAGGCCGTTGCGGCGGTGCCGAATGGTCACGCCGCTTTGCTGGACGGGTATTTCGATCGGTTCCACCTGACGGTTCAGGACAAGATCTGTGAGACATGGTCGCTGATGGAGCGGCTGCGCAGCAAGGGGCATGGAATCTATGGACTGACGAATTTTGCCGCCGATACCTGGCCCGTCGCGCTGGAGGTGCATCCGCAGCTGGGCGAGGCGTTCGAGGACGTCGTGGTGTCGGGGCATGAGGGGCGGGTCAAGCCAGACCGCGAGATCTATGACCTGCTGTGCCGGCGCAACAAGCTGAGCCCGAGTGACTGCCTGTTCATCGACGACAGTGCCGCGAATGCGGACGGTGCGCGCAAGGCGGGTTGGCAGGCGCATCATTTCACCTCTCCCGACGGGCTGCGCCGGGACCTGAACGCGCGGGGATTGCTATGAGTGACTACAATTTCGCCTACCTGGACGAGCAGACCAAGCGGATGATCCGACGGGCGATCCTGAAAGGGCTGGCGATCCCCGGCTACCAGGTGCCGTTCGCCTCGCGTGAAATGCCGATGCCCTATGGCTGGGGCACGGGGGGCGTGCAGGTGAGTGCGGCGACACTGACGCCCGAGGACCGGATGAAGGTGATCGACCAGGGCGCGGATGACACGACGAACGCGGTGTCGATCCGCAAGTTTTTCGAGCGGACGGCGGGTGTGGAGACGACCGAGGAGACGGGGCGTGCGACGGTGATCCAGACCCGGCACCGGATCCCCGAGGAGGCGCTGACCGAGGACCAGATCCTGGTCTACCAGGTGCCGATCCCGGAGCCGCTGCGGTTCCTGGAGCCGCGCGAGACCGAGACGCGGAAAATGCACAGCCTGGAGGAATACGGGCTGATGCACGTGAAGCTATACGAGGATATCAGTCAGCACGGGGCGATCGCCACGTCCTATGCCTACCCGGTGAAGGTTGAGGGGCGCTACGTGATGGACCCGTCGCCCATCCCGAAGTTCGACAATCCGAAGATGGAGATGGCGGCCATTCAGTTGTTCGGTGCGGGGCGGGAGCAGCGGATCTATGCGCTGCCGCCGTGGTGCACTGTGGTAAGTCTCGATTTCGAGGACCATCCGTTCGAGCCGAGCAAGGCCGAGCATGACTGTGATCTGTGCGGGGCGGAGGACAGCTACCTCGACGAGGTGATCGTGGATGATGCGGGCGGGCGGATGTTCGTCTGTTCGGACACGGATTATTGCCGGGGGCGTCGGACCGCCGGGCATGTGGGGGCGCAGGGTGTGCCTTATGAGGAGGGCGCGGCGTGAGACACGGGGCGCGCAAAATTTTTTGGAAGAATTTTGGAGCGGATTTTTCGAAAAATCCGCGTGCGGGAGGGCTGGCGTGATGGCTCCGCTTTTGCAGGTGCGCGATGTTGCGAAGTTTTACGGATCCCGGGTGGGGTGCCGGGATGTGTCCTTCGACCTTTACCCCGGGGAAGTGATGGGGATCGTCGGGGAGAGTGGATCGGGGAAATCCACGCTTCTGGGCTGCCTCGCCGGTCATCTGGCTCCTGACGCCGGCGAGGTGATTTTCGACACACGCGGAGATGGTCCGCGCGATACGCTGAGAATGTCCGAGCCGGAGCGGCGGATGCTGGGGCGGACGGACTGGGCCTTCGTGCATCAGCACGCGCGCGATGGGTTGCGCATGGGTGTGAGTGCGGGCGGCAATGTGGGCGAGCGGCTGATGGCCGTGGGCGCGCGGCATTATGGGGATATCCGCAGCAGCGCGGTGGATTGGCTGGGCCGGGTGGAGATCGCCGAGGACCGGGTGGATGACCGGCCCACGGCGTTTTCCGGGGGCATGCAGCAGCGGTTGCAGATCGCCCGGAACCTGGTGACGGGGCCGAGGCTGGTGTTCATGGACGAGCCCACGGGTGGCTTGGATGTCAGCGTGCAGGCGCGTCTGTTGGACCTTTTGCGCGGGCTGGTGCGGGAGATGGGGCTGAGCGCCATCATCGTGACGCATGATCTGGCCGTGGTGCGGTTGCTGGCGGACCGGTTGATGGTGATGAAGGACGGGCATGTGGTGGAGACTGGGCTGACCGATCAGGTGCTGGACGACCCGCAGCATGGGTATACGCAGTTGCTGGTTTCCAGCGTGTTGCAGGTTTGAGGCGGCGGGATTTGAGTAATTTGGGAACAGTGAAGGCCGGGGCCATGATCGAGATCGAGAACGTGTCGAAGAACTTCGTGCTGCACAACCAGGGTGGCGCGGTCATTCCGGTGATGGCGGGGGCATCGCTGTCGGTGGGGCGCGGCGAATGCGTGGCGCTGACGGGGGCGTCGGGCGCGGGCAAGTCGACGCTGATGCGGATGATCTACGGTAATTACCTGGCCGCCTCGGGCCGGATCGTGGTGGGGGGCGTGGACGTGGCCCGGGCCGAACCGCGCGAGATTTTGGCGCTCCGGCGCGAGACGCTGGGGTACGTAAGCCAGTTCCTGCGGGTGGTGCCACGGGTGCCGACGCGGGAGGTGGTGGCCGAGCCGCTCTTGGCAGTTGGCGTGGATCGCGACGTGGCCTTGGCGCGTGCCGAGGAGTTGTTGCGGCGGTTGAACATTCCCGAAGGACTGTGGGGTTTGAGCCCGACCACGTTTTCGGGGGGTGAGCAGCAGCGGGTGAACATCGCGCGGGGGTTCGCGCATGGTTATCCGGCGATGCTGCTGGACGAGCCGACGGCGAGCCTTGATGCGGCCAACCGCGAGACGGTTTTGCGCCTGATCGAGGAGGCAAAGGCGCGGGGCGCGGCGATTGTCGGGATTTTCCATGACGAGACGGCGCGGGCGCGGGTGTGCGACCGGGAGATCGACGTGTCGGTCTTTACCCCGAAGGCAGCGTGATGTGCGCTCTTGGCCATACCGGGCGGTTGATCGGCGTTGTCGGGCCGTCGGGCGTGGGCAAGGACAGCGTGATGCAGGCGCTGGCGGCGCGACACGCGGGCGTGCGGCTGGTGCGGCGGGTGATCACACGTGATGCGGGTGCGGGCGGCGAGGATTCCGAGGCGGTCAGCGAGGACGTGTTCGAGGCACGGGTGCAGGCGGGGGCGTTCGCGCTGCACTGGCGGGCGCACGGGTTGCGCTATGGCGTGCCGGTGGCGGTGAATGAGGATCTGGCGGCGGGGCATCTGTGCCTTGTGAACCTGTCGCGGGCGGTTCTGGCCGAGGCGCAGGCGATGTTTCCCGGCTTTGCCGTGGTGCATCTGACGGCGCCGGTGGAGGTGCTGGCGGTACGGTTGGCGGCGCGCGGGCGGGAAAGTGCCGAGGTGATCGCGGCGCGGCTGGAACGGGCCGGGTTTGCCTTGCCCGACGGGCTGGCGCATGTGATCCGGGTGGAGAATACCGGGACCGTGGACGCGGCGGCAGAGGCGGTCTGGGCGCAGCTTCAGCCGGAGAGGGTGGCGCGATGAACGACGTGGAAACGCCCCTCGGCATCCTCGGCGCAGAGGCTGAGCGTGTCGATGCGGAAGGGCTGTGGGATCAGCGAGGCGACGTGGTCTTGCAGAACGGCGCGGAGGCGGGTTGCCTGCGCCTTGGGCAGTTTGCCCGACAGAGTGTAGTGGCAGCGGAACTGGTCCATTACATAGGGATAGCCCCATTGCAGCAGCAGCGCGTCCTGTTCGGGCGTGAGACCGGCGGCGCGGCGGCGGGCGAGGTCGGCGTTGGTGAGGGGGGCGCGGAACGGGTCGAGCGTGCGGACGGTGTCGGCGGCAAGGCGGTTGAGCGGGCTGGTGTTTCCGGTGGGCACGAAGGCCAGGAAGCGACCGAGTTGCGCCAGTTCCAGCCCGTCGAGTGTAAGAGGCGCGGCAAGGTCGCAATGTGTGGTGAAGGCGGTCAGGAGGTCGGTTTCCGTCCAGCCCTCGGCCAGATGGAAGGGCGGCTTGATCGTCGCGTGAAAGCCGTATTTGCGGGGTGTGCTGGTGATGTCGTCCCACGGGGCCGGAAGGCCGTCGATTTCGGGCGGGGTGGTTGGGGTTCCACTTTCCACGTCCCAGCCGAGCCAGTCGGCACCGAACCCGCCAAGCACCCCCTGCGGCGTGTGGTAGACAGCGTAGCGTCGGAAAGCCATGTGCGCGGGTCTGCCCATGTTTCAACTTCAAGACAAGTGATGGTTCCATGACAGAGACGTTTCGCCTTGCCAATGCCAGAGTGATCCTGCGGGACCGGGTGATGACCGGCTGCGTGACCGTGGAGGATGGCGTGATCGCCGGGGTCGAGGAGGGCGACGCGGTGGACGCCGGTGCGGTCGATTGTGGCGGCGGTTTCGTGGCGCCGGGGCTGATCGAGCTGCACACCGACAATCTGGAGCGGCATATCCAGCCGCGGCCCAAGGTGGACTGGCCGCATAACGCGGCGATCCTGGCACATGACGCGGAACTGGCGAGTACCGGGATCACCACGGTGTTCGACGCGATGCGGGTGGGGTCGATCCCGACGGGGCGGGGGCGGTACCTGGCCTATGCGCGGGGCCTGGCGAGCGAGCTGTGGGCGCTGCGCGAGGAGGACGCATTGAAGATCAGCCATTTTCTGCATTTGCGGGCGGAGGTGTGTTCGGAAACGCTGGAAGAGGAGATGGCGGAGTTCGGCCCGGAAGACCGTGTCGGGATCGTCAGTCTGATGGACCACACGCCGGGGCAGCGGCAGTTCCGGGATATCACCAAGCTAGCCGATTACATGAAGGGCAAGCACGCCCTGTCGGATGTGGAGTTCGAGGAGCATGTGGCGCAGTTGAAGGCGCTGCGGGACGCCAATGGCGATCGGCACGAGGCGACGGCGGTGCGCGAGGCGGCGCGCTATGGCGCGGTGCTGGCGAGCCATGACGACACGACCGAGACGCAGGTCGAGACCTCGAAGGGCTATGGCGTGGCGATGGCGGAGTTTCCCACGACGGTGGAGGCGGCGGAGGCCAGCCATGCGCGGGAGATCGCGGTGATCATGGGCGCGCCGAACCTCATTCGCGGCGGGTCGCATTCGGGCAACGTGGCGGCGGGGGAGTTGGCCGAGGCCGGGCTGCTCGATATCCTGTCGTCGGATTATGTGCCCTCGGCGCTGCTTCTGGCGGCGGTTAAGCTGGGGCATGACTGGGGCTGCATGGCGCGGGGGCTCGCGACGGTGACGGCAGCGCCCGCGAAGGCCGTGGGATTGCAGGATCGGGGCGAGATTGCGCCCGGCAAGCGGGCCGATCTGATCCGGTTCGACCTGCGCGGCGGGGCGCCGGCCCTGCGCGCCGTGTGGAGCCGGGGAAACCGCGTGGCGTGAGGCGGGATGGTGGGTTTTCACCCACCCTACGAGCGGCTGCGTGCGGGGCGGGCTTGAACCCCGGGGCGGGGACTGCGCATATGGCGGAAAAGTAGGAGTTTGGCGATGTCCACCGAGTATCTTTTCCCGCCCGCCCCGATCCCGGCCCTGCCTATCGAGGGCGAGACGGCCGTCTTTCCCATCCGGCGGATCTTCTGCGTCGGACGGAACTATGCGGCGCATGCGGCCGAGATGGGCAACGAGGTGGACCGCGAGGCGCCGTGGTATTTCAACAAGTCCGCCCATGCCTACTGCCCGGGGGGCGCGACCATCCCGATGCCGCCCGAGACGCAGAACTGCCATTACGAAATGGAGTTCGTAGTGGCGCTGGGCGGCGAGGCCGGGCTGATTTCCAAGGATGAGGCGATGTCGGCGGTGTTCGGCTATGGCTGCGGGATCGACCTGACGCGGCGGGATCTGCAGGCGCAGGCCAAGGAGACGCGGCGGCCCTGGGACCTGGGCAAGGATTTCGAGAATGCCGCCATTCTAGGGCCGCTGACGCGGGCCGATGCCTTTGGCGAGATTGGCGACCAGGCGATCTGGCTGGACCATGACGGCGCGCGGGTGCAGGAGGCGACGCTGGCCGACATGGTG is part of the Roseovarius sp. THAF9 genome and encodes:
- the phnH gene encoding phosphonate C-P lyase system protein PhnH translates to MHTEALTGGFGDAPVDAARAFRGAMNAMARPGRIEELAGAVPPAPLSVAAGVLVLTLCDAETPVYLAGDFDAPAVREWITFHTGAPFAGPEGAMFALGSWEALGPLEAYPVGTPEYPDRSTTLIVEVPELVTEGAVLRGPGIKETARLRLPEVAAFQRNAMAFPLGLDFFFTCGDRVAALPRTTKVEG
- a CDS encoding carbon-phosphorus lyase complex subunit PhnI, giving the protein MYVAVKGGERAIENAHAWLAEERRGDTGIAELSVAQIREQLSLAVNRVMAEGSLYDPDLAALAIKQARGDLIEAIFLIRAYRTTLPRFGASEPVETGEMDCDRRISATFKDAPGGQVLGPTFDYTHRLLDFKLAAEGEVPEAQEAAAKDGPVPHITRFLNREGLIQTEGESDATPPDLTREPMELPASRALRLQSLTRGDEGFVLGMAYSTQRGYARNHAFVGELRIGTVEVEMEVPELGFAIGIGEITLTECETVNQFKGSKTEPPQFTRGYGLVFGQTERKAISMALVDRALRWKELGEDDQGAPAQDEEFVLMHADNIQATGFLEHIKLPHYVDFQSELELVRKMRRVVEGDSDTAGGLAGNEAAE
- the fosX gene encoding FosX/FosE/FosI family fosfomycin resistance hydrolase produces the protein MSTGLSHITFICADLDRMQRVLEDVLEARCVYASGAEQFSLSEERFFLVGDMWVAIMKGAALSERTYNHVAFKVDEADFEARVARIEALGLEMRPPRPRVEGEGRSVYFHSPDGHLLELHTGTLEERLARYARGREDVA
- a CDS encoding HAD family phosphatase, with protein sequence MNIVFDIGNVLIAWNPYAAFRHAFESDAEIDAFLMDADFYAWNLEQDRGRSREEAVAAVPNGHAALLDGYFDRFHLTVQDKICETWSLMERLRSKGHGIYGLTNFAADTWPVALEVHPQLGEAFEDVVVSGHEGRVKPDREIYDLLCRRNKLSPSDCLFIDDSAANADGARKAGWQAHHFTSPDGLRRDLNARGLL
- a CDS encoding alpha-D-ribose 1-methylphosphonate 5-phosphate C-P-lyase PhnJ, translating into MSDYNFAYLDEQTKRMIRRAILKGLAIPGYQVPFASREMPMPYGWGTGGVQVSAATLTPEDRMKVIDQGADDTTNAVSIRKFFERTAGVETTEETGRATVIQTRHRIPEEALTEDQILVYQVPIPEPLRFLEPRETETRKMHSLEEYGLMHVKLYEDISQHGAIATSYAYPVKVEGRYVMDPSPIPKFDNPKMEMAAIQLFGAGREQRIYALPPWCTVVSLDFEDHPFEPSKAEHDCDLCGAEDSYLDEVIVDDAGGRMFVCSDTDYCRGRRTAGHVGAQGVPYEEGAA
- the phnK gene encoding phosphonate C-P lyase system protein PhnK; its protein translation is MAPLLQVRDVAKFYGSRVGCRDVSFDLYPGEVMGIVGESGSGKSTLLGCLAGHLAPDAGEVIFDTRGDGPRDTLRMSEPERRMLGRTDWAFVHQHARDGLRMGVSAGGNVGERLMAVGARHYGDIRSSAVDWLGRVEIAEDRVDDRPTAFSGGMQQRLQIARNLVTGPRLVFMDEPTGGLDVSVQARLLDLLRGLVREMGLSAIIVTHDLAVVRLLADRLMVMKDGHVVETGLTDQVLDDPQHGYTQLLVSSVLQV
- the phnL gene encoding phosphonate C-P lyase system protein PhnL, with amino-acid sequence MIEIENVSKNFVLHNQGGAVIPVMAGASLSVGRGECVALTGASGAGKSTLMRMIYGNYLAASGRIVVGGVDVARAEPREILALRRETLGYVSQFLRVVPRVPTREVVAEPLLAVGVDRDVALARAEELLRRLNIPEGLWGLSPTTFSGGEQQRVNIARGFAHGYPAMLLDEPTASLDAANRETVLRLIEEAKARGAAIVGIFHDETARARVCDREIDVSVFTPKAA
- the phnN gene encoding phosphonate metabolism protein/1,5-bisphosphokinase (PRPP-forming) PhnN, which translates into the protein MCALGHTGRLIGVVGPSGVGKDSVMQALAARHAGVRLVRRVITRDAGAGGEDSEAVSEDVFEARVQAGAFALHWRAHGLRYGVPVAVNEDLAAGHLCLVNLSRAVLAEAQAMFPGFAVVHLTAPVEVLAVRLAARGRESAEVIAARLERAGFALPDGLAHVIRVENTGTVDAAAEAVWAQLQPERVAR
- a CDS encoding DUF1045 domain-containing protein, with the translated sequence MAFRRYAVYHTPQGVLGGFGADWLGWDVESGTPTTPPEIDGLPAPWDDITSTPRKYGFHATIKPPFHLAEGWTETDLLTAFTTHCDLAAPLTLDGLELAQLGRFLAFVPTGNTSPLNRLAADTVRTLDPFRAPLTNADLARRRAAGLTPEQDALLLQWGYPYVMDQFRCHYTLSGKLPKAQATRLRAVLQDHVASLIPQPFRIDTLSLCAEDAEGRFHVVHRATLSG
- a CDS encoding alpha-D-ribose 1-methylphosphonate 5-triphosphate diphosphatase, which encodes MTETFRLANARVILRDRVMTGCVTVEDGVIAGVEEGDAVDAGAVDCGGGFVAPGLIELHTDNLERHIQPRPKVDWPHNAAILAHDAELASTGITTVFDAMRVGSIPTGRGRYLAYARGLASELWALREEDALKISHFLHLRAEVCSETLEEEMAEFGPEDRVGIVSLMDHTPGQRQFRDITKLADYMKGKHALSDVEFEEHVAQLKALRDANGDRHEATAVREAARYGAVLASHDDTTETQVETSKGYGVAMAEFPTTVEAAEASHAREIAVIMGAPNLIRGGSHSGNVAAGELAEAGLLDILSSDYVPSALLLAAVKLGHDWGCMARGLATVTAAPAKAVGLQDRGEIAPGKRADLIRFDLRGGAPALRAVWSRGNRVA
- a CDS encoding fumarylacetoacetate hydrolase family protein codes for the protein MSTEYLFPPAPIPALPIEGETAVFPIRRIFCVGRNYAAHAAEMGNEVDREAPWYFNKSAHAYCPGGATIPMPPETQNCHYEMEFVVALGGEAGLISKDEAMSAVFGYGCGIDLTRRDLQAQAKETRRPWDLGKDFENAAILGPLTRADAFGEIGDQAIWLDHDGARVQEATLADMVWSVPEIIAHLSRFYRLMAGDLIMTGTPAGVGPVQPGSRLHGGVEGLQPVQVSFAG